From Burkholderia sp. WP9, a single genomic window includes:
- the actP gene encoding cation/acetate symporter ActP, whose protein sequence is MKRIFLQHASLIGVMLTSALTALPAAAAETAAPTRSHNPIAIGMFLLFVASTLLITRWAARKNNSVSDHYAAGGKITAFQNGWAIAGDYMSAASLLGISALVFTSGYDGLIYSIGFLASWPIILFLIAEPLRNLGRYTLADVVSYRLKQRPIRAFAASSSIVIVLLYLVSQMVGAGKLVELLFGFNYTVAVVMVGVLMVVYVFFGGMLATTWIQIIKAALLLAGAAFMAFMVLSRFGFSMNALFAQAILAHPKHAAIMSPGGLVSDPVSAVSLGLALIFGTAGLPHILMRFFTVGDAKAARKSILYATGIVGIGYALIIIIGFGTIALVATDPQYHTASGAVTGGVNMVAIHLAHAVGGNVFLGFICAVAFSTILAVVAGLTLAGSSAVSHDLYANVIRRGAATDREEMHVSRITTLVLGVLAILLGIAFEKQNIAFIVSLTFSIAASSNFPVLLLSIYWRGLTTRGAVLGGSLGLVSAVTLTILSPTVWVQVLGHAHAIYPYEYPALFSMIVAFAGVVFFSITDTSARAARERALYGNQLVDCELGMVKPG, encoded by the coding sequence ATGAAACGCATCTTTCTGCAGCATGCTTCGCTCATCGGCGTCATGCTGACGAGCGCGCTCACCGCGCTGCCCGCCGCTGCCGCCGAAACCGCGGCGCCGACACGTTCGCACAACCCGATCGCGATCGGCATGTTCCTGCTGTTCGTCGCGTCGACCCTGCTCATCACGCGCTGGGCTGCGCGGAAGAACAACAGCGTATCCGACCACTACGCGGCGGGCGGCAAGATCACCGCCTTCCAGAACGGCTGGGCGATCGCCGGCGACTATATGTCCGCCGCTTCGCTGCTGGGCATTTCCGCGCTGGTCTTCACGAGCGGCTATGACGGCCTGATCTATTCGATCGGCTTTCTCGCCAGCTGGCCGATCATTCTCTTTCTGATCGCCGAGCCGCTACGCAACCTCGGCCGCTATACGCTCGCCGACGTGGTGTCGTACCGGTTGAAGCAGCGGCCGATTCGCGCCTTCGCCGCGTCGAGTTCGATCGTGATCGTCCTGCTCTATCTCGTCTCGCAGATGGTCGGCGCCGGCAAGCTCGTCGAGCTGCTGTTCGGCTTCAACTACACGGTCGCGGTCGTAATGGTCGGCGTGCTGATGGTGGTGTACGTGTTCTTCGGCGGCATGCTCGCCACCACGTGGATTCAGATCATCAAGGCGGCGTTGCTGCTGGCAGGCGCGGCTTTCATGGCGTTCATGGTGCTCAGCCGCTTCGGCTTCAGCATGAATGCGTTGTTCGCGCAGGCGATTCTCGCGCATCCGAAACACGCCGCGATCATGAGCCCCGGCGGCCTCGTATCGGATCCGGTGTCCGCCGTTTCGCTGGGCCTCGCATTGATCTTCGGCACGGCCGGACTGCCGCACATCCTGATGCGCTTCTTCACCGTGGGCGACGCGAAAGCGGCACGCAAGAGCATTCTGTACGCGACGGGAATCGTCGGCATTGGGTACGCGCTGATCATTATCATCGGCTTCGGCACGATTGCGCTGGTGGCGACCGATCCGCAATATCACACGGCCTCGGGCGCGGTGACGGGCGGCGTGAACATGGTGGCGATCCATCTGGCGCACGCGGTAGGCGGCAACGTGTTTCTCGGCTTCATCTGCGCGGTGGCGTTCTCGACCATTCTCGCGGTGGTCGCGGGCCTGACGCTCGCCGGTTCCTCCGCGGTGTCGCACGACCTGTACGCGAACGTGATTCGCCGCGGCGCGGCCACGGACCGCGAGGAAATGCACGTGTCGCGGATCACCACGCTCGTGCTCGGCGTGCTCGCGATCCTGCTGGGCATCGCCTTCGAAAAACAGAACATCGCATTCATCGTGAGCCTGACTTTCTCGATCGCCGCCAGCTCGAATTTCCCGGTGCTGCTGCTGTCGATCTACTGGCGCGGGCTGACCACGCGCGGCGCGGTGCTCGGCGGCTCGCTCGGCCTGGTCTCGGCAGTGACGCTGACGATTCTCAGCCCGACCGTGTGGGTTCAGGTACTCGGCCATGCGCATGCGATCTATCCGTACGAATATCCCGCGCTGTTCTCCATGATCGTCGCCTTCGCCGGCGTGGTGTTCTTCTCGATCACCGACACCTCCGCGCGCGCCGCCCGCGAACGCGCGCTGTACGGCAACCAGCTCGTCGACTGCGAACTCGGCATGGTCAAGCCCGGATAA
- a CDS encoding VOC family protein, with protein sequence MPVSKLAHYSIRTSDLEQSCRFYERILGLKQGYRPPFDFPGAWLYKGGDEAEFGTVHIIGVDPDNPAGLTAYLGDKALPASGTGTVDHIAFLATGVEAMWQTLQAEGVAWRDRTVPSLGLHQVFIEDPSGVTIELNFPAEEISRLNEAKAANAQSSNTAGA encoded by the coding sequence ATGCCCGTTTCAAAGCTTGCCCACTACTCGATTCGCACCTCGGATCTCGAACAATCCTGCCGCTTCTACGAGCGGATCCTCGGTCTCAAGCAGGGCTACCGTCCGCCCTTCGACTTTCCGGGCGCGTGGCTTTACAAAGGCGGCGATGAAGCCGAGTTCGGCACCGTCCACATCATCGGCGTCGATCCAGACAACCCGGCCGGGCTCACCGCGTATCTCGGCGACAAGGCGCTGCCCGCGAGCGGAACCGGCACGGTCGACCACATCGCGTTTCTCGCCACGGGCGTCGAAGCGATGTGGCAGACACTCCAGGCCGAAGGCGTTGCGTGGCGCGATCGCACGGTGCCGAGCCTCGGCTTGCATCAGGTCTTCATAGAAGACCCGTCCGGCGTGACCATCGAGTTGAACTTTCCCGCCGAAGAGATCAGCCGCCTCAACGAAGCAAAGGCGGCCAACGCGCAATCTTCCAATACCGCAGGAGCATGA
- a CDS encoding FAD binding domain-containing protein has product MTQTSARARAIIVGGSLGGLFAANLLVRNGWEVDVFERVPDELAGRGAGIVTHPELFDALAAAGIEYDDSIGVKVQSRVTFAQNGAVLSARELPQTLTAWGKMYHVLRAALPDVHYHAGRTVASVQDGPDQAVVTLGDGTLLHADLVIAADGFKSPIRERLLPDVKLQYAGYVAWRGLVEEAALSRETREALFDRFAFCLPPREQILGYPVAGRGNSTTPGERRYNFVWYRATSEDVQLPNLLTDAAGKRWEGGIPPTLIREDVLADMEDAALTLLAPQFGEVVTKATQPLFQPIFDLEVPQMAFGRIALLGDAAFVARPHCGMGVTKAASDAMALVKALNQHSSVQDALTDYSLERTQAGAAIVQHARHLGAYMQAQLKNDVDREMAERYRTPDAVMRETAVPARF; this is encoded by the coding sequence ATGACCCAAACTTCCGCACGCGCGCGGGCGATCATCGTAGGCGGCTCGCTGGGCGGCCTGTTCGCCGCCAATCTGCTGGTCCGCAACGGCTGGGAGGTGGACGTGTTCGAACGCGTCCCGGATGAACTGGCCGGACGTGGCGCCGGCATTGTCACGCACCCCGAATTGTTCGACGCACTCGCGGCGGCCGGTATCGAATACGACGATTCCATCGGCGTCAAGGTGCAATCGCGCGTCACCTTCGCGCAGAACGGCGCGGTGTTGTCGGCGCGCGAGCTGCCGCAAACGCTGACCGCGTGGGGCAAGATGTATCACGTCCTGCGCGCCGCCCTGCCCGACGTGCATTACCACGCCGGCCGCACGGTCGCATCCGTGCAGGACGGCCCCGACCAGGCAGTCGTGACGCTCGGCGACGGCACCCTGCTGCACGCCGATCTCGTGATCGCGGCGGACGGTTTCAAGTCGCCGATTCGCGAGCGCTTGCTGCCTGACGTCAAGCTTCAATACGCGGGCTATGTCGCATGGCGCGGCCTCGTCGAAGAAGCCGCGCTGTCGCGCGAAACCCGCGAGGCGCTGTTCGACAGGTTCGCCTTCTGCCTGCCGCCGCGCGAGCAGATTCTCGGCTACCCGGTTGCCGGCCGCGGCAACAGCACGACGCCGGGCGAACGCCGCTACAACTTCGTCTGGTATCGCGCAACGAGTGAAGACGTGCAGCTGCCTAACCTGCTGACCGATGCGGCCGGCAAGCGTTGGGAAGGCGGCATTCCGCCCACGCTGATCCGCGAGGACGTGCTCGCCGATATGGAAGACGCGGCGCTCACGCTGCTCGCCCCGCAATTCGGCGAAGTGGTGACCAAGGCGACGCAGCCTCTGTTCCAACCGATCTTCGACCTCGAAGTGCCGCAGATGGCATTTGGCCGGATCGCCCTGCTCGGCGATGCGGCGTTCGTCGCGCGTCCGCATTGCGGCATGGGCGTGACCAAGGCGGCCAGCGACGCGATGGCGCTCGTCAAAGCGTTGAACCAGCACAGCAGCGTGCAGGACGCGCTCACGGACTACAGCCTCGAGCGCACCCAGGCGGGTGCGGCGATCGTGCAGCACGCGCGTCATCTCGGCGCCTACATGCAGGCGCAACTAAAGAACGACGTGGACCGTGAAATGGCCGAGCGCTATCGCACGCCTGACGCCGTGATGCGCGAGACCGCGGTGCCCGCACGCTTCTGA
- a CDS encoding DUF485 domain-containing protein — protein sequence MEHSAPTYSLSAQYAATEAPPAANPLLDDPRFRALVRKRRAFSWLLTILMLAVYFAFILTLAFAPALLGRPIVEGSPATWGIPVGFGMFVFTFVLVAVYVARANTFHDRAVNEIRQGARQ from the coding sequence GTGGAACATAGCGCCCCAACCTATTCGCTGAGCGCGCAATACGCCGCCACCGAAGCGCCGCCCGCGGCGAATCCGCTACTCGACGATCCGCGCTTTCGCGCGCTCGTGCGCAAGCGGCGCGCTTTCTCGTGGCTGCTCACGATCCTGATGCTGGCGGTGTACTTCGCCTTCATTCTCACGCTCGCGTTTGCCCCGGCGCTGCTCGGCCGGCCGATCGTGGAAGGCTCTCCGGCAACGTGGGGAATTCCGGTCGGCTTCGGCATGTTCGTCTTTACGTTCGTTCTCGTCGCGGTCTATGTGGCGCGCGCCAATACCTTCCATGACCGCGCCGTGAACGAAATCCGGCAAGGAGCACGGCAATGA
- a CDS encoding MBL fold metallo-hydrolase, whose translation MLALIRRISLTHFGWWCALILSVCAAIGPHAALAAAPQVKTQGPGFCRIMVGDFEVTALLDGTHPFPIDTVVQGVPKSEIAHDLSRDFLQAPVQGSINAFLINTGSKLILIDSGAGVLYGDCCGRLTGNLRAAGYQPEQVDEILLTHLHKDHVGGVIVNGAMAFPNAVVRVSQAEADYWLNPANKSTAPAFLSSFFDAANASVAPYVAAGRFKPFSGDVELDPGIRAVALPGHTPGHTAYLVQSDSKDLLVWGDVIHVAAIQLQNPTASVEYDTDAAAAQRSRRYALKLAADKRYLVGAAHIAFPGLGHVRKNGNAYDWVPVNYEAEPGH comes from the coding sequence ATGTTGGCACTGATTCGGCGCATATCGCTCACGCACTTTGGCTGGTGGTGCGCACTCATCCTGAGCGTTTGCGCGGCGATAGGGCCGCACGCCGCGTTGGCCGCCGCGCCGCAGGTCAAGACGCAGGGGCCGGGCTTTTGCCGGATCATGGTCGGCGACTTCGAAGTGACCGCATTGCTCGACGGCACGCATCCCTTTCCGATCGATACCGTCGTTCAAGGCGTACCGAAGTCCGAAATCGCGCACGACCTGTCGCGCGACTTTCTACAGGCACCGGTGCAGGGATCGATCAATGCGTTCCTGATCAACACCGGTTCGAAGCTGATTCTGATCGACTCTGGCGCGGGCGTGCTCTATGGCGACTGTTGTGGCCGGCTGACCGGCAACTTGCGCGCCGCGGGCTACCAGCCCGAACAGGTCGACGAAATTCTGCTCACCCATTTGCATAAGGACCATGTCGGCGGTGTCATCGTGAACGGGGCGATGGCGTTCCCCAACGCGGTCGTGCGGGTGAGCCAGGCCGAAGCGGATTACTGGCTGAATCCGGCAAACAAATCCACGGCGCCCGCTTTCCTCAGTTCATTTTTCGACGCCGCGAACGCTAGCGTCGCGCCGTATGTCGCGGCCGGCCGCTTCAAGCCGTTCAGCGGCGACGTCGAACTCGATCCGGGCATTCGCGCCGTCGCGCTCCCCGGTCATACGCCGGGCCACACCGCGTATCTCGTGCAGAGCGATTCGAAGGATCTGCTGGTGTGGGGCGACGTCATCCATGTCGCGGCGATCCAGTTGCAAAACCCCACGGCATCCGTCGAATACGACACCGACGCCGCCGCGGCGCAACGCTCGCGGCGCTATGCACTCAAGCTCGCAGCGGACAAACGCTATCTCGTGGGCGCCGCGCATATTGCTTTTCCAGGCTTGGGGCATGTCAGGAAAAACGGTAACGCCTACGACTGGGTGCCGGTCAACTACGAAGCCGAGCCGGGGCATTGA
- a CDS encoding LysR family transcriptional regulator, producing the protein MDRIFSMRVFSRVAETGNFSEVAKHMERSAGNISRAVVSLEEHLHTRLLQRTTRSVSLTECGERYYRRCKQILADIDEADAEASDAHTLPRGKLRVHAVPDIGLKQLTSTIVEYRHAYPAVSVDLKLLPHMANLIEDEFDVSIVSASSLPDSRNVSRLIGRCERILVASPDYLSRHPVRSVEDLPNHTLMQTSSSFDPPSELAGRVAGNPEQSGHFVVNTMQALRVALLAGAGVGAVPTYSVADELREGKLVALFPDYPLQTTNVFVVYPSRRFVDAKIRTFVEFLIVALKQKLDLRIANLALTDRPAVPSERPQAVHRA; encoded by the coding sequence ATGGACAGAATCTTCAGCATGCGCGTGTTTTCGCGAGTGGCGGAAACCGGCAACTTCAGTGAAGTTGCCAAACATATGGAACGCAGCGCCGGCAATATCTCGCGAGCGGTGGTGTCGCTCGAAGAACATCTGCACACGCGGTTGCTCCAGCGCACCACGCGCAGCGTGTCGCTCACCGAGTGCGGCGAGCGGTACTACCGGCGCTGCAAGCAAATCCTCGCCGATATCGACGAAGCCGACGCTGAAGCCAGCGACGCGCACACGCTGCCACGCGGCAAGTTGAGGGTTCACGCCGTGCCCGACATCGGACTGAAACAGCTGACGTCCACCATTGTCGAATACCGGCACGCGTATCCCGCGGTCTCCGTCGACCTGAAGCTGCTGCCGCACATGGCGAATCTGATCGAAGACGAGTTCGACGTATCGATCGTATCCGCCTCGTCGTTGCCGGACTCCCGCAATGTGAGCAGGCTCATCGGCCGTTGCGAGCGCATTCTGGTCGCCTCGCCGGACTATCTCTCGCGGCATCCCGTGCGCAGCGTGGAAGACCTGCCGAACCACACGCTCATGCAGACCAGTTCGTCGTTCGACCCGCCGTCCGAACTGGCGGGCCGGGTCGCGGGCAATCCGGAGCAGTCCGGCCATTTCGTCGTCAACACCATGCAGGCGCTCAGAGTCGCATTGCTGGCGGGTGCCGGCGTGGGCGCCGTGCCGACCTATTCGGTCGCCGACGAACTCCGGGAAGGCAAGCTCGTTGCGCTGTTTCCAGACTACCCCCTGCAAACGACCAACGTGTTCGTGGTTTATCCCTCACGTCGCTTTGTCGATGCAAAAATAAGAACGTTCGTTGAATTCCTCATAGTGGCACTGAAACAGAAACTCGATTTGCGTATTGCGAATCTGGCGTTGACCGACCGACCCGCGGTCCCGTCAGAACGCCCTCAAGCGGTGCATCGAGCTTGA
- a CDS encoding TetR/AcrR family transcriptional regulator — MPRKVPSVDTASKPEVHDSEKTVTRRLAPEVRERQIVLKAVDHFATHGFSGSTRELARQLGVTQPLLYRYFPSKEALIDRVYEEVYQWDTSWEKLIKDRSVPIQERMVRFYSSYSEVILRREWIRIFIFAGLTREGINSKYLARLRERVFLPVMAEIRSAYDLPAPTGAKQREIDLELIWSLHASIFYLGVRKWIYGLPVTDDIEDHIARQVDAFLNGVPAALEHATKESTRAKSGAKA; from the coding sequence ATGCCGAGAAAAGTACCGTCGGTCGATACAGCGTCGAAGCCCGAGGTGCATGACAGTGAGAAGACCGTCACGCGCCGGCTCGCTCCTGAAGTGCGGGAGCGCCAGATCGTGCTGAAAGCGGTCGATCATTTCGCCACGCATGGCTTCTCCGGCAGCACCCGCGAACTCGCGCGTCAACTGGGCGTGACCCAGCCGCTGCTGTACCGCTACTTTCCCAGCAAGGAAGCATTGATCGACCGCGTGTACGAGGAGGTCTATCAATGGGACACGAGCTGGGAGAAGCTGATCAAGGACCGCTCCGTTCCCATCCAGGAGCGCATGGTCCGGTTCTACTCGTCATATTCCGAGGTGATCTTGCGGCGCGAGTGGATCCGCATTTTCATCTTCGCCGGTCTGACGCGTGAAGGCATCAACTCCAAATATCTGGCGCGGCTGCGCGAACGCGTGTTTCTGCCGGTCATGGCGGAAATACGCTCGGCCTACGATCTGCCCGCGCCCACCGGCGCGAAACAACGCGAGATCGATCTCGAACTGATCTGGAGTCTGCACGCGAGCATCTTCTATCTCGGCGTGCGCAAATGGATCTACGGCCTGCCGGTCACGGACGATATCGAAGACCACATAGCCCGCCAGGTCGACGCGTTCCTCAACGGCGTACCCGCCGCGCTCGAACATGCGACGAAAGAATCCACTCGCGCGAAAAGCGGCGCCAAGGCCTGA
- a CDS encoding amidohydrolase family protein, giving the protein MDCSCCISPKRRRLLGTMAALAGGLASGVPATAATANPAAGTTGPAGAPRKGRSIDIHAHYYPESYCELVGSEGQKFGGKFTCDASSFSFQTPAGGLGPLPLKFINIDERLADMNASGVDMQALSLSVPMAYWADRDFNAKLAKTWNTAASAVHVKHPDRFVVLATLPMLNPHDAIDELERASEMPGVRGVYMGTNINNRDLDDPLFEPVFARIEQLDLPVFLHPQQTVGGARLGDFYLSNLLGNPFDTAIAGSHLILGGVMDRHPKLNITLPHAGGALPILMGRIDAGWTVRPETRRLAQKPSSYLRRFNYDTVSHSGPVLDFLIQNIGIDRLVLGSDYCFDMGYEQPVTFLDRLTLPPEQRNLILGGNAAQLLKI; this is encoded by the coding sequence ATGGACTGCAGCTGCTGCATTTCACCGAAGCGCCGCCGCCTGCTTGGCACGATGGCCGCACTCGCCGGCGGCCTCGCCTCGGGTGTGCCGGCCACGGCCGCCACCGCCAACCCGGCCGCGGGAACGACCGGCCCGGCCGGCGCGCCCCGCAAAGGCCGCTCGATCGACATTCACGCGCACTACTACCCCGAGAGCTATTGCGAACTGGTGGGCAGCGAAGGCCAGAAGTTCGGCGGGAAGTTCACCTGCGACGCCAGCAGCTTCAGCTTCCAGACGCCGGCGGGCGGCCTTGGACCGCTGCCGCTCAAGTTCATCAACATCGACGAACGGCTCGCCGACATGAACGCGTCCGGCGTGGACATGCAGGCCTTGTCGTTGAGCGTGCCGATGGCCTACTGGGCCGACCGCGACTTCAACGCGAAGCTGGCGAAAACGTGGAACACGGCGGCCTCCGCTGTCCATGTCAAGCATCCGGACCGCTTCGTCGTGCTCGCGACACTGCCGATGCTCAATCCGCACGACGCGATCGACGAACTCGAACGCGCCTCCGAAATGCCCGGCGTGCGCGGCGTGTACATGGGGACCAACATCAACAACCGGGACCTCGACGATCCCCTGTTCGAACCGGTCTTCGCGCGGATCGAACAGCTGGATCTGCCGGTGTTTCTCCATCCGCAACAGACGGTCGGCGGTGCGCGGCTGGGCGACTTCTATCTGAGCAATCTGCTCGGCAATCCCTTCGACACCGCGATTGCCGGGTCGCATCTGATCCTCGGCGGCGTGATGGACCGGCATCCGAAACTGAACATCACGCTGCCGCACGCCGGTGGCGCGTTGCCGATCCTGATGGGCCGTATCGACGCAGGCTGGACCGTGCGCCCCGAAACGCGGCGGCTGGCGCAGAAACCGAGCAGCTACCTGCGCCGTTTCAACTACGACACGGTCTCGCATTCCGGCCCGGTGCTGGACTTTCTGATCCAGAACATCGGCATCGACCGGCTGGTGCTCGGCAGCGACTACTGCTTCGACATGGGCTACGAGCAGCCGGTCACGTTCCTGGATCGCCTCACGCTGCCGCCCGAGCAAAGAAATCTGATTCTCGGCGGCAACGCCGCGCAGTTGCTGAAGATCTAA
- a CDS encoding DUF3331 domain-containing protein — translation MHSETHLKRRVEASREACCAPPEQTCTTQDGPASVWDHVIHGLLPSYRSAGGDASRARRTSRMAACVPSPHVQVEVIERLSDTSVAVLWQDATRCRYDDQVWIVCRARLKGYCALSGTVIRRDDLIYKPRVRASIPANATAMILASVVEQMPAMVTAGDLL, via the coding sequence ATGCATAGCGAAACCCACTTGAAGCGACGCGTCGAGGCGAGCCGCGAAGCATGTTGCGCACCGCCCGAGCAGACCTGCACGACTCAGGACGGGCCCGCCTCCGTGTGGGACCACGTGATCCACGGGCTGTTGCCGAGCTATCGCAGTGCGGGCGGCGACGCGTCGCGCGCGCGGCGGACGTCCCGCATGGCCGCTTGCGTGCCGTCGCCGCATGTGCAGGTGGAAGTCATCGAGCGTCTGTCCGATACGTCGGTCGCGGTGCTCTGGCAGGATGCAACCCGCTGCCGCTACGACGACCAGGTGTGGATCGTTTGCCGCGCCCGTCTGAAGGGTTACTGTGCGCTAAGCGGAACAGTGATCCGTCGCGACGATCTGATCTATAAGCCGAGAGTGCGGGCGAGCATACCGGCCAACGCCACCGCGATGATCCTCGCCTCGGTGGTCGAGCAAATGCCCGCTATGGTGACAGCGGGCGATTTGCTTTAG
- a CDS encoding AraC family transcriptional regulator: MLNQTEIASPTAARKKDSLGCLSNQLHKDLELEAGDFTFYRKCRRQEKTSEVVTPASDRGVLIGVSLGTGHRRRIISGSRSAMHEFDRDSVYIRNFEEDYRADLHGAFDFVLVEFSRAFIANTGYERSGTNMTGFSARPGLKDPIFGHLAQVLALALDRTSEASPLFIEQLGVAIGTHLVDRYGSAPAQSVRSGRRLSSLHEARAKDMLLAKTQGSVSLEEIANACNLSRSYFIRAFRETTHRTPHQWLLEQRIERARQLLRGSDSSLSEIAIACGFADQSHFTRTFTQLVGTPPGSWRRRAGN, translated from the coding sequence ATGTTGAACCAGACTGAAATTGCCTCCCCTACGGCAGCTCGCAAGAAGGATTCGCTGGGCTGTCTTTCGAACCAACTGCACAAGGACCTCGAACTCGAAGCCGGCGACTTCACGTTTTATCGCAAGTGCCGTCGTCAGGAAAAGACCAGCGAAGTGGTCACGCCCGCATCCGACCGCGGCGTCCTGATTGGCGTGTCGCTCGGCACCGGCCATCGCCGGCGCATTATCTCGGGCAGCCGCTCGGCCATGCACGAGTTCGACCGCGACTCGGTCTACATTCGCAATTTCGAAGAGGACTACCGTGCCGACCTGCACGGCGCTTTCGATTTCGTGCTGGTGGAATTTTCGCGCGCGTTCATCGCGAACACCGGCTACGAACGAAGCGGCACGAACATGACCGGCTTCTCGGCACGGCCGGGCCTCAAGGACCCTATCTTCGGCCACCTCGCGCAGGTGCTCGCGCTCGCGCTGGATCGTACGAGCGAGGCAAGCCCGTTGTTCATCGAGCAACTCGGCGTCGCCATCGGAACGCATCTGGTCGATCGGTACGGCAGCGCGCCGGCGCAATCGGTCAGGTCGGGCCGGCGACTCTCGAGCCTGCACGAGGCGCGAGCCAAAGACATGTTGCTCGCGAAGACCCAAGGCAGTGTTTCGCTCGAAGAGATCGCGAACGCCTGCAACCTGTCGCGCAGCTATTTCATCCGTGCGTTTCGCGAGACGACGCATCGCACGCCGCATCAGTGGCTGCTGGAGCAGCGTATCGAACGCGCTCGCCAGTTGCTTCGCGGTTCCGATTCGTCACTGTCGGAGATTGCCATCGCATGCGGCTTCGCCGATCAGAGCCACTTCACACGCACCTTCACGCAACTGGTCGGCACGCCGCCGGGAAGCTGGCGCCGACGCGCCGGCAACTGA